Part of the Limisphaera ngatamarikiensis genome is shown below.
ACGCCGGCCTGGACGGCCTTATCCACCGCCGACACGTAGGAGCGGAAGGCCTCTTCTGCCGCCTTGCGGTCGCCGGTGGCGAGCGCGGCCATGTAAGCCTTCTTCAGGCGCTTGATGCGCGTCTTGTAGGCCAGGTTCCGGCGCCGACGCCGTTCGCTAACCCGTACTGCCCGTTCTGCAGACTTCGTGTTCGCCATATCGATGTTCGTTGCGACCCCTTGGGTCGTTCAAAAACCAGTGGCCGAACAACGTACCAACCGGGCGCCGGTTGTCAATCGCTGAACTGGACAGCCAATGGGCAACGTGAATCCTTAGCCAGCCGTTGGGGCGGGGTGCAAAACGATGTTTTCGAATCGGAGGAGTCTCTAAACGGGATCGGGGAGGGATCTGGGGCCCATCGGGGAGGGGTCGCCCGGGCGCCGGAAGGGCCGCAGGGCCAAGCCAGGGTGGTCTTTTTCCCAGATGCGGGCATGCTCCGCCCTGGCCGCCAGGGGCGGTCGGCGCGTGCGGGGTTCGTGCCGTGGCTCCGGTTTAGCCGGAGGGCACCGCCGCTTCCGCCGCCACGGCCCGCCACCAGCGCGCTTGCCACTGGTGCCACCAG
Proteins encoded:
- the rpsT gene encoding 30S ribosomal protein S20, whose translation is MANTKSAERAVRVSERRRRRNLAYKTRIKRLKKAYMAALATGDRKAAEEAFRSYVSAVDKAVQAGVIPLGRAARAKSRLSARLNAIAGA